Part of the Xanthomonas sp. SI genome is shown below.
GCCGCGTAGCTCAGTTGCGGGGTGCTGAAGGTCAGCACGCAGGCGATGCCGATCGGCAAGGCGATCCACAGCTGCCAGCCACGGAAGCGGCCCCAGCGGCTGCGGGTGCGGTCGGCGAGCAGGCCCATCAGCGGATCGGACACCGCGTCGGCGATGCGCAGCACGGTGAACAGCGTGCCCACCAGCGCCGGGGTCAGGCCGAACACATCGGTGTAGAAGAACGTGAGGAAGTTGGCGATCAGGCAGGTGACGATGGTGCCGCCGGCATCGCCCAGGCCGTAGCCGAACTTTTCCAGGCGCGAGAGGCGGTGCGTGGCGGCCTGTTCGGCGCCTGCGGCAACGGGGCCAACGGCGGTCGCATTCAACGGGACGGTTCCTGGCGGGCGCGGGATGCGGCGCCACCGCAAAGTCGCATGCCGGCGGCATCGGAACAAGAGCCGGTGCGGTATAAAAACGGTACGATTCCGACCTGCGCGGCTACGGCGGCGTGCGCGGCGATGCCGCGCTTTGTTTGCTGCAGTGCAGCGTGCCATTCTCGCGGGGAGACGCTTCCGACATGCTCGAACTCGCAGTCGCCTATCCGATCCGGGTGCAGAACGGCGGACTGTTCATTTCCCGCGGGGTCGGTGCGCACCCGACGCGGGTGATCCAGTCCTACGAACTGATCTTCGTCGAGCGCGGCACCTTGTCGATCCGTGAACAGGACGACGACTTCCACATCGGCCCCGGCGAGACGCTGATCCTGTGGCCGGGGCGCGAACACGCCGGCCTGGGCCGCTTCTCCGACGAGCTGCGGTTCTACTGGGTGCATTTCGAACTGGCACCGACCGCCGTCGCCGCGGACGAGGCGACGCTGCTGTCGATGCCGCAACGCACCGCGATCCGCGATCCGGAGCGTTTCGTTGGCCTGTTCCGCTGGTTCCTCGCCGAGCAGGAAGAACGGCGCACGCTGCCGATGCTGGAGCCGATCGTGCTGTCGATGCTGCAATGCGTGGCCGGCGCCTGGCCCGATCCGCACGACTCCGATCGCGCCGGCGTGGCGCTGGCGTACCGCGCCAAGCAGCTGATCGGCACCCAGTTCCATACCGCGCTGACCGCGTCCACGCTGGCCGCGCAGCTGCATTGCAATCCGGACTACCTGGGCCGCATCTACCGCCGCGCGTTCGGCACCACGCTGACCGAGGCGATCCATCGCCAGCGCATCGCCTTTGCCGAGAAACTGCTGCTGGTGAACACCTGCACCGTCGACGAAGTCGCGCAGCGCGCCGGTTTCAGCGATTGCGGCTATTTCCGCCGCATCTTCCGCCAACGCCTGGGCATGACCCCAACCGCGTATCGGCGCTTGTACTGCAAGGAGCACATCAACTCGGGGTGAGCGCGTTCGCGCAGCGGCCTACACAGGGCATTGCCTACACTGCGCCGATGTCATGGGGAGTCCGCAAGATGAAGAAGGCGCTGAAATGGAGCGGCATCGCCCTGGCCGCGTTGGTGCTGGCCTCGCTGGCGGCGCTGTACGGCTACGGCCGCTTCGCCGACCGCGCGCAGGGGCCGGCCAGCCACGCCTTGCCGGCGACCGCGCTGCACACCCCGATCGACCGGGTGGTGGCGCCGCTGACCGCCGCGCATCCCGGGCACAGCGGCATGGTGATCCTGCCCGACAACGTCGAGGCGTTCGCGGTGCGCGCGGCGGCCGCGCGCGCGGCCGGGCGCAGCCTGGACCTGCAGTACTACATCTGGCATGCGGATTTCACCGGCAACCTGCTCTACAACGAATTGTTGCGCGCCGCCGACCGCGGCGTGCGCGTGCGCCTGCTGCTGGACGACATGAACGTGCACGGCAGCAATTCGGTGCTGGCCGCGCTGGACAGTCATCCGCTGATCGAGGTGCGGCTGTTCAACCCGACCCGCGCCCGCGAAGGCACGCTGATGCGCGGGGTGGAACTGGTGCTGCGCTTCTTCAGCGTCAACCGGCGCATGCACAACAAGGCCTGGATCGCCGATGGGCGCATGGCGGTGGTGGGCGGGCGCAACGTCGGCGACGAATACTTCGATGCGGCGCGCGACACCAATTTCATGGACACCGATGTGGCGGTGGTGGGGCCGGCGGTGGCGCAGGCCGCGCAGATCTTCGACGCCTACTGGAACAGCCGCACCGCGGTGCCGCTCGGCGCGCTGGTACAGGCCGAGCCGGAGGCGCTGCCCAGGCTGCGCGCCAGCATTGATGCCGGCCTGGGTTCGGCGCGGGCGCATCCCTACGTGCAGCGCCTGCGGCAGGCGCCCAGCGTGCGCAACCTGGTCGAGGGCGAGCGCCCGATCCACTGGAGCGCCGAGGCGTCGATCGTGTCCGACCCGCCGGAGAAGGCCGAAGGCGCGCCGCCGCGCGCGGACTGGATGACGCCGCGGCTGGTCGGCGAAATGGCGCGCGCGCAGCGCGAACTGGCGCTGATCTCGCCGTACTTCGTGCCTGGCGCGGAGGGCATGCGCTGGATCGGCCAGCTGCGCCAGCGCGGCGTCGCGGTCGGTGTGCTGACCAATTCGCTGGCGGCCAACGACGTGGTCGCGGTGCATGGCGGCTATGCCGGCTACCGGGTGCCGCTGCTGCGCCAGGGCGTGGCGCTGTTCGAACTCAAGCCGCAGGGCGATCCGGGCGGCAGCCTGTTCGGCTCCAGCGGCGCCAGCCTGCACACCAAGGCGTTCGTGGTCGATGGGCGCGAAGGCTTCATCGGCTCGTTCAATCTCGACCCGCGCTCGATGAATCTCAATACCGAGATGGGCCTGCTGTTCCGCGATCGCGCGGCGGCGGCCGAACTCGAGCGGCTGTACCGGACGAAGGTGTCGGCGCCGGTCAGCTACCGGCTGGCGCTGCAGGATGGGGCGGTGCGCTGGCACGACGCGGCGGCGCGGCCGCCAACGACCTGGGAGCGCGAGCCGGAGGCAGGGATCTGGCGGCGTGCCGCGGCGCGTGTGATCGGCTGGTTGCCGGTGGAGTCGCAGCTGTAGCGGCACGGACCGTAGCGAAATTGTAGGAGCGGCTTCAGCCGCGACAGGTTCTATTGGTAATGCCTGTCGCGGCTGAAGCCGCTCCTACAGGGACGGCATTTCGGCGGCGGCGAGCCGCGCTAGGTCAGCTGCTGCACGATCTCGCGCGCCATCGAGCCCAGCGGCAGGATCTTCTCCGCGCCGCCGCGCTTGATCGCTTCCTTGGGCATGCCGAACACGATGCTGCTCTGTTCGTCCTGGGCCACGGTGCGCGCGCCGGCCTGGCGCATCTCCAGCAGGCCGACCGCGCCGTCGTCGCCCATGCCGGTCATGATGATGCCCAGCGCATTGGCGCCGGCGGCGCGCGCGGCGGAGCGGAACAGCACGTCCACCGACGGCCGGTGCCGGTTCACCGGCGGCCCGTCCACCACCTCGACGAAATACTGCGCGCCGCTGCGGCGCAGCAGCATGTGCTTGCCGCCGGGCGCGATCAGCGCGCGGCCCGGGACCACGCGGTCGTTGTTGGCCGCTTCCTTCACCGCGATCTGGCACAGGCTGTCCAGCCGCGCGGCGAACGCGGCGGTGAACTTCTCCGGCATGTGCTGCACGATGACGATGCCGGGGCTGACCCGCGGCAGCGCGGTCAGCACTTCCTCCAGCGCCTGGGTACCGCCGGTGGAGGTGCCGATCGCGATCACCCGTTCGGTGGTCTGCGCCAACGGGCGCCCGCCCTGCGCCGGCAGGATCACGTCGGCGGTGTGCTTGACCTCCGCTTCCACCGGCGGCGCGGCACTGCGCGCGGCCAGGCGCTTGACGTTGGCGCGCGCGGCGGTGCGCACCGTGGCGACGAGTTCCTCGGCCGAGTCGGTAAGGAATTGCTTCAGCCCGAGCTTGGGCTTGGTCACCACCGCCACCGCGCCGGCGGCCAGCGCGTCCATGGTCACCCGCGCGCCTTTTTCGGTGAGGGTGGAACAGATCACCACCGGGGTGGGGCGCTCGCTCATGATCTTGCGCAAGAAGGTGATGCCGTCCATCTTCGGCATTTCCACGTCCAGCACGATCACGTCCGGCCATTGTTGGCGCATCTTCTCGATCGCCAGCAGCGGGTCGGCGGCCGCGGCGATCACTTCGATCCCGGGCGCGTCGTTGAGCACCGCCACCAGCACCTGGCGCACCACCGCCGAATCGTCGACCACCATGGCCTTGATCGTCGTCGTCATCGGTCGTTCCTTGTAGATGCAGCAGGGGCGCTCATGGCTTGCGGTAGACCGACGGCGCCACCTGCACGACTTCGTTGTTGACGTCGTTGAGGCTTTCCGAATGGCCGATGCAGAAGATGCCGCCGCGCTTGAGCGTGGACAGCACCCGCGCGACCACTTCGCGCTTGGTCTGGCCGTTGAAGTAGATCATCACGTTGCGCAGGAAGATCACATCGAACTGGCCGAGGTTGGGCAGCGACGCATTGAGGTTGGCGTGCAGGAAGCGCACGTTGTCGCGCAGCTTGCGGTCGATCAGCAGGCTACCTTCGTATTCGCCGCGGCCTTTCAGGCAGTAGCGCTTGAGCAGGGCGGGCGGCATGTGCTCGATGCGCTGCAGCGGATAGTGGCCGGTGCGCGCCTTGGCCAGCACGCGGGTGCTGATGTCGGTGCCGACCACTTCGTAGGCGCGACCTTGCAGCGTGTCGTCCAGCACCATCGCCATGCTGTAGGCCTCCTCGCCGGTGGAACTGGCCGCGCTCCAGATGCGGAACGGCGCGTTGCCCTTGTGCTCGCTGGCCAGCTTGCGCAGCAGGTCGAAGTGCTTGGGTTCGCGGAAGAAGTAGGTTTCGTTGGTGGTCAGCAGGTCGATCGCGGTCTGCACCTCGCCGCTGCCTTCGCGGCTTTCCAGCAGCTTCATGTACTGGGTGTAGGTCTGCAGCGAATGCGCCTTCAGGCGCTTGCCCAGGCGCCCGCACAGCATCGCCTTCTTGGCCGGGGAAATGGTGATGCCGGCGGCGTCGAAGATGAAGCGCTGGAACCTGCCGAATTCCTGCTCGGTGATGGTGTCGGTGCTGGTCATGGTGGTCCGGGAGTCAGTGGTGCGGCGCTTGCGCCGAGGTGGGGCCGTGTTCCTGCAGCCGGGTCTGGTGCTCGAGCAGCCAGGTAGTCAGCGCGCCGCCGCCCATCGGCCGCGCCAGCAGATAGCCCTGGCCCAGGTCGCAACCCAGTTCCTGCAGCAGTTGCCAGTCCTCGACCGTTTCGATGCCTTCGGCGACGGTGCTCAGGCCCAGCCGTTGGGCCATGCCCAGCGCCGATTCGAGCACGGTGCGCAGATTGCGGCTGCGGTGCGCGTCGTGCACGAAGATGCGGTCGATCTTCAGTTCGGTGAAGGGGATGCGGGTCAGCTGTTGCAGCGAGGAGAAGCCGGTGCCGTAGTCGTCCAGCGACAGGCCGAAGCCCTGCAGCCGCAGCCGTGCCAGCATGCCCAGCGCGCTGGCCTCGACCAGCGAGCTTTCGGTGATCTCCAGGATCACGTCGGCCGGCACCAGTCCGTGGCGGCGCAGTTGCGTTTGCAGTTCGTCGAGCAGCCCGGGGTCCTGCAGCAGGCACGGCGACACGTTGATCGCCAGGGTCAGGCGGAAGCCGGACTGCTTCCAGGTCGCCAGCCGCGCCATCGCCTGGTCGGCGACGCTGGCGGTCAGCGCATGGATCAGGCCTTCGCGTTCGGCCAGGGCGATGAAGCGGTCCGGCGCGATCTGCCCGTTCTGCGGATGCCGCCAGCGCGCCAGCGCTTCCACGCCGCTGACCTGGCCGCTGCGCATGTCCACCTTGGGCTGGTACGCCACTTCGATGTCGCCGCGGCGCAGCGCCTCGTGCAGCATCGCCGCGTCGGTCGGATCGCCGGCGCCGGCGTCGTTGCGCGCGGCCGGCAGCGGCTGCGGGTGCGCCTGCAACGCCGCATCGAGTTCGGCCGCGCGCAGCGGCTTTTCCAGGCCGGCCAGCACCTGCAGGCCGCTGGCGCGGCCGACCTGCAGCACCGAGTCGATCAGCGCCGAGCCGCGTTGCGAGGCGACCACGATCGGCACGCGCACGTTGCAGCGGGCCAGCGCATCGAGCAGCTGCACGCCGTCCATGCCGGGCATTTCCAGATCCACGATCAACAGCCCCGGCGCCGGCCCCTGGCTCACCCGCGCCAGCGCCGCATGGCCGTCCGGCACGCCCTCCACCGCCACCGCGCCCAGCCGCAGGCACAGCGCCAGCGCATGCTCGCGCTGGACATGGCTGTCGTCGACGACCAGGACCGTACCGAATTGGCTGAGCGTGGCGATTTCGGGGGCGAGCGACATGCGGATTCCGTCGGTGGGCAAGGTGGACGCGGCGCGAGGCGCCACGCCGCGCGGGAAACTCAGGCGGCCAGGCCTTCCTCGGCAGCCGACTCGACGCCGGCCATGGCGACGAACTCCTGGGTGGACAGCGCCGCATCGGCATCGAGCAGGATCACGAAACGTTCGCCGACCTTGCCCATGCCGTGGATGAAATCGCGGCGGATGCCGGCGCCGAACGCAGGGGCCGGGGCGATGTCGGCGGCGGCGATCTCCAGCACTTCGCTGACCGCGTCCACCAGCAGCCCCAGCACCTGGCGCTCGTTGCCGTTGGCGACTTCGACGATGACGATGCAGGTGCGCTTGGTGACCTCGCTGGCGGAGCGGCCGAAGCGTTGCTGCAGGTCCACCACCGGCACCACCGCGCCGCGCAGGTTGATCACCCCGCGCAAGGCCGGCGGCATCATCGGCACGTCGGTCGGCGTGCGGTATTCGATGATTTCCTTGATGCCGAGGATGCCGACGCCGAACATCTCCTTGCCGAGCAGGAAGGTCAGGAACTGGTCGGGAGCGAGATCGGTGCCGCCGAACGGGACGGTGGATGCGTGAGCGTTCATGGCTGGTCCTCAGAAACTGTCGAAATTGGCTTCGTCCGGCGCAGCGCCGGCCAGCGCGAGCTGGCTGTCGGCGAAACGCACGAACGGCTTGCGCGCTGCGGCGCGGGCGGGCTGCGCCGGCTTGCGCGCGGCTGCGGTCGCGGTCGCCGCGCGGCGCGGCGGCGCCACGCCGGCGAGCTTGAAGAAGCTCATCAACTGCTGCAGTTGCTCGGCCTGGCCGCTCATTTCCTCGGCGGTGGCGGCCAGCTCCTCGGAGTTGGACGCGGCCTGCTGGGTGGTCTGGTTGAGCTGGCCGACCGCGGTATTGATCTGGCTCACGCCCGAGGCCTGTTCCTCGGACGCGGCGGTGATTTCCTGCACCAGGTCGGAGGTGCGCTTGATCGACGGCACCATCTGCTCGAGCAGCTTGCCGGCGTTCTCGGCCAGTTCGACGCTGGAGCCGGCGACGTCGCCGATCTCCTGCGCGGCGACCTGGCTGCGCTCGGCCAGCTTGCGCACTTCCGCGGCGACCACGGCGAAGCCCTTGCCGTGCTCGCCGGCGCGCGCCGCTTCGATCGCCGCGTTCAGCGCGAGCAGGTTGGTCTGGTAGGCGATGTCGTCGATGATGCCGATCTTCTGCGCGATCTGCTTCATCGCCTGCACCGTGGCGCGGACCGATTCGCCGCCGTCCAGCGCCTGGCTGGAGGCCTTGCTGGCCATGCCGTCGGTGACCTTGGCGTTCTCGGTGTTCTGCGCGATCGAGGCGGTCATCTGCTCGATCGCGGCGCTGGTCTCCTCGACTCCGGCCGCCTGCTCGCTGGCCGCCTGGCTCAGCGACTGCGCGGTGGCGCTGACTTCCTCCGAGGCGCTGGCCAGCGCCTCGGCGCTGCCGTTGACCTCGCTGACCACCTGCGACAGGCGCGCGATGGTGTCGTTGACGTAGTTCTTCATCTCCGCGTAGGCGCCGTCGTAGCTCTTGTCGATGCTCTGGGTCAGGTCGCCATCGGACAGCGCGCTCATCACCCGCACCACGTCCTGGATGCTGTTGCCGGTGGTGCCGACCAGATCGTTCAGGCCCTGGCCCATCTCGCGCTGGAAACCGGCCAGGCCGTCCAGCGCGACCTGCTCGGAGAAGTCGCCGCGGTTGGCGGCCTGGATCACGCGGCGCTGGCCGTCGATGACCAGCTTCAGCCGCTCGACCATGCTGCGCATCGCATACAGCGCGCTGCCGTTGTCGTTGGCGCGTGTCCTGACGTCCAGGGCCAGATCGCCCTGCGCCACCTTGTTGGCGATCTCGGCCACGTAGGCCGGCTCGCCGCCAAGCAGACGCATCAGTCCGCGCACGATGAACACCGAGATGCCGGCGCCGAGCAGCACGCATACCGCGATCACCGCGACGATCCAGCTACGCGCGCTGGCGTACAGCGCATCGCCCTGCGCACTGGCGGCTTCGCCGCCCTTGACGTTGATCTCGACCAGCTTGTCCAGGGTCGCCGAGGAATCGTCGAACAGGGTCTGCTGGCGGCCGTTGAGCAGGGCCATCGCCTCGCTGGTCTTGAGCTCGCGCGACAGCTGCAGCACCTGCTTGTGCAGCGCCAGGTATTCGTCGAACTTGTGCGCGAAATCGTCGTAGTCGGCCTTTTCCTCGGGCGAGGAGATCAGCTTGACGTAATGGTCGCGGTTGCTCGCGTAGTCGGCCAGGATCTTGTCCATGACCTGATCCAACTTGGCCATTTCCTCCGGGCGCTCGCTGACCACGTGCTGCAGCTCGGCCACGCGCAGGTCGGAGGTGTTGGTGTTCATCTGCTGGATGTAGCGGATGCTGGGCATCCAGTTCTCGGCCATGTCGGTCGAGGACTGGTTGACCTGGGCCAGCTTGTCGGTGGCGAACAGGCCCATGCCGAGCATCAACAGCAGCACCGAGGCGAAACCCAGGCCGATTCTTGTACCGATTTTCATGTTGGCAAACACGCGCGTGATCTCTTGAAGATGGAATGTGCGAGCGGTCCGGGTCCGCGCCGCGCGCCAGCTGTGCGGACGCAAGGCCGGACGCCGGGTTGGTTCAGAAGCTGTCGAAATGCAGTTCGTCCGGTGCCGTCACCAGCGCCAGCCCGGCCTCGCCGTAGCTGCGTGCCCGCGCAGGTGCCGCCGGCTTCCTGCCGGCGCGCGGCACCGCGACCGGGCGCCGCGGCGTCGCCGCCGCCTGGTTGGTGCGGAAGAAGCTCATCAGCTGCTGCAGTTGCTCGGCCTGGCCGCTCATCTCCTCGGCGGTGGCGGCCAGTTCCTCGGAATTGGACGCGGCCTGCTGCGTGGTCTGGTTGAGCTGGCCGACCGCGGCATTGATCTGGCCGACGCCGGAGGTCTGTTCCTCGGAGGCGGCGGTGATCTCCTGCACCAGGTCGGAAGTGCGCTTGATCGACGGCACCATCTGCTCGAGCAGCTTGCCGGCGTTCTCGGCCAGCTCGACGCTGGAGGTGGCGACGTCGCCGATCTCCTGCGCGGCGATCTGGCTGCGCTCGGCCAGCTTGCGCACTTCCGCGGCGACCACGGCGAAGCCCTTGCCGTGCTCGCCGGCGCGCGCCGCTTCGATCGCCGCGTTCAGCGCCAGCAGATTGGTCTGGTAGGCGATGTCGTCGATGATGCCGATCTTGTGCGCGATCTGCTTCATCGCCGCCACCGTGGAGCGCACCGCTTCGCCGCCTTCGATGGCTTCGCGCGCGGCCTTGGCGGCCATGCCGTCGGTGACCTTGGCGTTCTCGGTGTTCTGCGCGATCGAGGCGGTCATCTGCTCCAGCGAGGCGCTGGTTTCCTCCACGCCCGCGGCCTGCTCGCTGGCCGCCTGGCTCAGCGACTGCGCGGTGGCGCTGACTTCTTCCGAGGCGCTGGCCAGCGCCTCGGCGTTGATGTTGACCTCGCCGACCACCTGCGCCAGGCGCGCCACGGTGCCGTTGATGCTGTCGCACAGTTCCTTAAGCTGGCCGTGGCAGGCGACGTTGGCGGTGCGGGTCAGGTCGCCGTCCTCGATCGCCTTGAGCACCTGGCGCGCTTCGGTCAGCGGCCCGATCACCGTGTCCAGGGTCTGGTTGACGCCGTCGACGATGCGGCGGAAATCGCCCTGGTGCAGGCCGGCGTCGGCGCGCACGTCCAGGCGTCCGGCACCGGCGGCTTCGACCAGCAGGTTGGTATCGCGGATCAGCGCGCGCAGGTTGCTGCGCACCTGCTCGATGATGTCGTTGATGAACGCCTTCTTGCCGGGCAGCTGCGCCAGCGGCGCGTCGAAGTTGCCGCGGCCGAATTCGGCGACCACGCCCATCGCCAGCTTCTTGACCGCGATGTGGCCCACGACCATGCGGTTGATGCCGTCGGCCATGCTGCGGAAATCGCCTTCGAAGCGCTGGCTGTCGATGGTCACGTCGATGTCGCCGGCGTCGTGTTCGGCCGACATGTGGTTCATCTGCGCGATCAGCCCCAGCAGGTTGCGGCGCACCTGTTCGATGGTGTCGTTGATGAACGCCTTCTTGCCCGGGAAGGTCTCCAGCGGCGCCTGGAAGTTGCCGCGGCCGAACTCGGCGACGCAGGCCATGGCCTTCCTCTTGCCCGCGATATGGCTGGCGACCATGCGGTTGATGCCCTCGGCGATGCTGCGGAAATCGCCTTCGAAGCGCTGGCTGTCGATGATCACGTCGATGTCGCCGGCATCGTGCTCGCGCGACATGCGCCCGATCTCGTCGCCGATCTGGCGCACGCCGAACTGCACCTCGCGCAGCGCCAACAGGATCTCGCAGGCCTGGTCGTTGCGCACCGTCGGCATCACCACCTCGAAATTGCCGCGGGCGAAGCGGGTCAGGGCGGCGGTGGCGATGCCCAGCGAGCGCGAGATCGCGTGCGCCACGTAGGCAAGCACCGCGCCGCCCAGCACCGCTGCGGCGATGGCCAGCGCCAGCACCTGGCCTGGCGGCAGCGCCAGCGCGAAGCCGGCCGCGCTGGCTGCCAACGGCAGCAGCACGGCGATGCAGCAGCCAGTCCATAGCTTGGAAGAGAGTGAGATGGCGTTGGACATCGCTGTGTACCTATCGGTGATGGGGTGGCGGGTCCCGGCCGTGTCGCGGCCGGTTCCGGGTGGGCTGGTGCGGGGATCAGAAGGTTTCGAACGCGGTTTCGTCGAGCCGTGCCGCCGCAGGTGCGGCGCCGGCGAAGGCGCGCAGGCGCGGCGCCCGCACCGGCGGTACCGGGACGCGCCGCGGCAGCGGGGTAGGGGCGGACGCCGCGTTGGCGGGGCCGGTCCTGAAGAAGTTCATGAGCACCTGCAGTTGTTCGGCCTGGCTGCTTACTTCTTCGGCCGTGGCCGCCAGTTCTTCAGCGTTGGCTGCCGATTGCTGGGTGGTCTGGTTGAGCTGGACCACGGCCGTATTGATCTGCCCGACCCCGGAGGTCTGTTCCTCGGAGGCAGCGCTGATCTCCTGCACCAGGTCGGAGGTGCGGCGGATCGACGGCACCATCCCGTCGAGCAGGCGCCCGGCGCTTTCCGCCAGCTCCACGCTGGAACCGGCCACGTCGCCGATCTCGTGCGCGGCGACCTGGCTGCGCTCGGCCAGCTTGCGTACTTCCGCGGCGACCACGGCGAAGCCCTTGCCGTGCTCGCCGGCGCGCGCGGCCTCGATCGCCGCGTTCAGCGCCAGCAGATTGGTCTGGTAGGCGATGTCGTCGATGATGCTGATCTTCCTGGCGATCTCCTTCATCGCGTTGACCGTGGCGCGCACGGCTTCGCCGCTCTCGGCGGCTTCGCGTGCGGCCTTGGCGGCCATGCCGTCGGTGACCTTGGCGTTTTCGGCGTTCTGCGAGATCGAGGCGGTCATCTGCTCCAGCGACGCGCTGGTCTCCTCCACGCCGGCCGCCTGTTCGCTGGCCGCCTGGCTCAGCGATTGCGCCGTGGCCGAGAGTTCCTCCGAGGCGCTGGCGAGCGTGACCGCATTGCTGTTGACTTCGTTGACGATGCCGGTGAGCTTGTCGATGGTGGCGTTGACGTAGCGTTGCATGTCGGCGAACGCGCCCTCGTAGCGGCCCTGCACCTTGCAGCTGAGGTCGCCGTCGGCGACCGCACCCATCACCTTGATCACGTCGCCGACGCTGCGCAGATTGCCGCGCGCCTGCTCGATGGTGTCGTTGATGAAGGCCTTCTTGCCGGGCAGTTGCGCCAGCGGCGCGTCGAAATTGCCGCGGCCGAACTCGGCGACCACGCCCATCGCCAGTTTCTTGACCGCGATATGCGCGGCGACCATCTGGTTGATGCCGTTGCCCATCGCGCCGAAGTCGCCCTCGAACTTGGCGGTGTCGATGGCCGCGTCGATCTCGCCCTTGTCGTGCTCGGCGGACATGCGGTTGATCTCGGCGATCAGGTGCTTGAAGTTGCCGCGCACGTGTTCGATGGTATCGTTGATGAAGGCCTTCTTGCCGGGCAGCTGCGCCAGCGGCGCGTCGAAGTTGCCGCGGCCGAATTCGGCGACGACGCCCAGCGCCAGCTTCTTGACCGCGATGTGCGCGGCCACCATCTGGTTGATACCGTCGCCCATCGTGGCGAAGTCGCCCTCGCACCTGGCGGTGTCGATGACCACGTCGATCTCGCCCTTGTCGTGCTCGGCGGACATGCGGTTGATCTCGGCGATCAGCTGCTTGAAGTTGCCGCGCACGTGCTCGATGGTGTCGTTGATGAAGGCCTTCTTGCCGGGCAGCTGCGCCAGCGGCGCGTCGAAGTTGCCGCGGCCGAATTCGGCGACCACGCCCAGCGCCAGCTTCTTGACCGCGATGTGCCCGCCGACCATGCGGTTGATGCCGTCGGCCATGCCGCGGAAATCGCCCTGGAACTGCGCGCTGTCGATGACCGCGTCGATCTCGCCGGCCTCGTGCTGGTCGGACATGCGCCGCATTTCCGCGATCAGCCCGGTCAGGTTGCGGCGCACCTGCTCGATGGTGTCGTTGATGAAGGCTTTCTTGCCCGGGAACGCGGCCAGCGGCGCGGCGAAGTTGCCGCGGCCGAATTCGGCCACGCAATCGATCGCCTGCTTGTTCACGCCGATGTGCCCGGCGACCATCGCGTTGATGCTCTGGGCCAGATCACGGTGGGTGCCGGGCCAGCGCGCCGGATCCATCGCCACCTCGCACTCGCCGGCGGCATGCGCGCTGGCCATGTGGCCGACGTCGGCGTGGAACTGGCGCAGGTCGGCCTGCGCGGTGCGCAGCAGCTGCGTCACTTCGTTGTCGGCGGCGCCGGCTGCCGGCACGATCCGTTCCAGGTCGCCGCGCACCAGCGCGTCCAGCCCGGCGGTGG
Proteins encoded:
- a CDS encoding methyl-accepting chemotaxis protein — protein: MKIGTRIGLGFASVLLLMLGMGLFATDKLAQVNQSSTDMAENWMPSIRYIQQMNTNTSDLRVAELQHVVSERPEEMAKLDQVMDKILADYASNRDHYVKLISSPEEKADYDDFAHKFDEYLALHKQVLQLSRELKTSEAMALLNGRQQTLFDDSSATLDKLVEINVKGGEAASAQGDALYASARSWIVAVIAVCVLLGAGISVFIVRGLMRLLGGEPAYVAEIANKVAQGDLALDVRTRANDNGSALYAMRSMVERLKLVIDGQRRVIQAANRGDFSEQVALDGLAGFQREMGQGLNDLVGTTGNSIQDVVRVMSALSDGDLTQSIDKSYDGAYAEMKNYVNDTIARLSQVVSEVNGSAEALASASEEVSATAQSLSQAASEQAAGVEETSAAIEQMTASIAQNTENAKVTDGMASKASSQALDGGESVRATVQAMKQIAQKIGIIDDIAYQTNLLALNAAIEAARAGEHGKGFAVVAAEVRKLAERSQVAAQEIGDVAGSSVELAENAGKLLEQMVPSIKRTSDLVQEITAASEEQASGVSQINTAVGQLNQTTQQAASNSEELAATAEEMSGQAEQLQQLMSFFKLAGVAPPRRAATATAAARKPAQPARAAARKPFVRFADSQLALAGAAPDEANFDSF
- a CDS encoding methyl-accepting chemotaxis protein; translated protein: MSNAISLSSKLWTGCCIAVLLPLAASAAGFALALPPGQVLALAIAAAVLGGAVLAYVAHAISRSLGIATAALTRFARGNFEVVMPTVRNDQACEILLALREVQFGVRQIGDEIGRMSREHDAGDIDVIIDSQRFEGDFRSIAEGINRMVASHIAGKRKAMACVAEFGRGNFQAPLETFPGKKAFINDTIEQVRRNLLGLIAQMNHMSAEHDAGDIDVTIDSQRFEGDFRSMADGINRMVVGHIAVKKLAMGVVAEFGRGNFDAPLAQLPGKKAFINDIIEQVRSNLRALIRDTNLLVEAAGAGRLDVRADAGLHQGDFRRIVDGVNQTLDTVIGPLTEARQVLKAIEDGDLTRTANVACHGQLKELCDSINGTVARLAQVVGEVNINAEALASASEEVSATAQSLSQAASEQAAGVEETSASLEQMTASIAQNTENAKVTDGMAAKAAREAIEGGEAVRSTVAAMKQIAHKIGIIDDIAYQTNLLALNAAIEAARAGEHGKGFAVVAAEVRKLAERSQIAAQEIGDVATSSVELAENAGKLLEQMVPSIKRTSDLVQEITAASEEQTSGVGQINAAVGQLNQTTQQAASNSEELAATAEEMSGQAEQLQQLMSFFRTNQAAATPRRPVAVPRAGRKPAAPARARSYGEAGLALVTAPDELHFDSF